Proteins encoded together in one Peribacillus asahii window:
- a CDS encoding DHA2 family efflux MFS transporter permease subunit, with product MNSMDQMKKPSYLMIAVLFVGAFVSFLNNSLLNVALPSIMVDLEIKDYATVQWLATGYMLVSGILIPASAFLITRFSNRSLYITSMVIFTLGTAMAAFAPNFAVLLAGRMVQAAGSSVMGPLLMNVMLISFPREKRGAAMGIFGLVMISAPAIGPTLSGYIVEHHDWRVLFEMILPLAIISLLLSIWKLDNVMETNKNAKIDYFSVVLSTIGFGGLLYGFSSASSDGWTDTLVVTTLIVGAVALIVFVIRQLKLENPLLDLHVYKYPMFTLSSIISMVNAVAMFSGMILTPAYVQSVRGISPLDSGLMMLPGAIVMAIMSPITGKLFDKMGPRLLALIGLGITAVSTYLLAELQIDSSYTYIIMIYTLRMFGMSMVMMPIMTNGLNQLPTRLNPHGTAINNTAQQVSGSIGTAILVTIMNHVTTNEAESLMAGVDPATATEQAMTLLGQQALLAGIQYSFLVALGMNIVALILAFFLKRVDVSEDAVRKIEESETPERATN from the coding sequence ATGAATTCAATGGATCAAATGAAAAAGCCATCGTATTTGATGATTGCCGTTTTATTCGTTGGTGCCTTTGTGTCATTTCTAAATAACTCGTTATTAAACGTAGCACTGCCATCCATTATGGTAGATCTAGAAATTAAGGATTATGCAACAGTTCAATGGCTTGCTACAGGCTATATGCTTGTAAGTGGGATTTTAATCCCGGCTTCAGCATTTTTAATTACACGCTTTTCAAACCGTAGCTTATATATTACATCGATGGTGATTTTCACCTTAGGTACGGCAATGGCTGCTTTTGCACCAAACTTTGCAGTGTTATTGGCTGGACGTATGGTTCAAGCCGCAGGGTCTTCTGTAATGGGGCCGTTATTAATGAACGTTATGCTTATTAGCTTTCCGCGTGAAAAACGTGGTGCAGCAATGGGGATTTTCGGTTTAGTCATGATTAGTGCACCTGCAATTGGACCTACTTTATCAGGGTATATTGTAGAGCATCATGATTGGCGCGTACTATTTGAAATGATTTTACCGCTTGCTATTATTAGTCTGTTATTATCGATTTGGAAGTTAGACAATGTAATGGAAACAAATAAAAACGCTAAAATCGACTATTTCTCGGTTGTTTTATCTACAATCGGTTTTGGTGGTTTATTATATGGTTTCAGTTCAGCGAGCTCAGATGGTTGGACCGATACATTAGTCGTAACAACCTTAATTGTCGGTGCTGTGGCGTTAATCGTCTTCGTTATACGTCAATTAAAGTTAGAGAATCCGTTATTAGATTTACACGTATATAAATATCCAATGTTTACGTTAAGCTCGATTATTTCGATGGTTAATGCAGTGGCGATGTTCTCAGGGATGATCTTAACACCTGCTTATGTACAAAGTGTTCGTGGTATTTCACCGTTAGATTCAGGGTTAATGATGTTGCCAGGGGCCATTGTTATGGCGATTATGTCACCGATTACCGGGAAATTATTTGATAAAATGGGCCCTCGTCTATTAGCGCTAATAGGTTTAGGTATTACAGCGGTTTCTACTTATTTATTAGCAGAACTACAAATTGACTCATCATACACCTATATTATTATGATTTATACACTTCGTATGTTTGGGATGTCGATGGTCATGATGCCTATTATGACAAACGGTTTAAACCAATTACCGACACGTTTAAATCCGCATGGTACAGCGATAAACAACACGGCACAACAAGTATCAGGTTCAATTGGTACAGCTATTTTAGTAACGATTATGAACCATGTAACAACAAATGAAGCGGAAAGTTTAATGGCTGGTGTTGACCCAGCTACAGCAACGGAGCAAGCAATGACGCTGCTAGGTCAACAAGCGTTATTAGCTGGTATTCAATATTCATTCTTAGTAGCATTAGGCATGAACATTGTTGCGTTAATTTTAGCGTTCTTCCTAAAGAGAGTGGATGTCAGTGAAGACGCAGTTCGTAAAATCGAAGAAAGTGAAACACCAGAACGAGCTACAAATTAA
- a CDS encoding aldehyde dehydrogenase family protein, translating to MEQTLSIKPRVQEFLKGTKKLLINGEWVEAASGQTFETLDPSNGKVLAVVSEAGPEDVDRAVKAARQAFENGPWRKMSASERGRLIYKLADLMEAHQEELAQLETLDNGKPINETRNADVPLAIDHIRYYAGWTTKIMGQTIPVAGNYFNYTRHEPVGVVGQIIPWNFPLLMATWKLGAALATGCTIVLKPAEQTPLSALYLGQLALEAGIPAGVLNIVPGFGETAGAPLVDHPDVDKIAFTGSTSVGKMIMRQAAGAVKKISLELGGKSPNIILPDADMSKAIPGALMGIMFNQGQVCCAGSRLYIQKKSYDNVVADLASHAKNIKQGAGINPSTQIGPLVSQEQLERVGKYIELGKQEGAEVVAGGVYGQGEGYFVEPTIFADVNDEMTIAKEEIFGPVVSAMPFEDLDDVIRRANNSEYGLAAGLWTQDVKKAHYVANQLKAGTVWVNCYNVFDAASPFGGYKQSGIGREMGSYALDNYTEVKSVWINLN from the coding sequence ATGGAACAAACATTATCAATCAAGCCGCGTGTACAGGAGTTTTTAAAGGGAACGAAAAAGCTTTTGATTAATGGGGAATGGGTAGAAGCCGCTTCAGGCCAAACTTTTGAAACTCTTGATCCTTCTAATGGAAAAGTGTTGGCTGTAGTGAGTGAAGCAGGACCAGAAGATGTAGATAGAGCAGTAAAAGCTGCTCGTCAGGCTTTTGAAAACGGTCCATGGAGAAAGATGAGTGCTTCTGAACGCGGTCGTCTTATTTATAAATTAGCTGATTTAATGGAAGCGCACCAAGAAGAATTAGCGCAGTTAGAGACTTTAGATAATGGGAAGCCTATTAATGAAACAAGAAATGCGGATGTACCTCTTGCTATCGATCATATTCGTTATTATGCTGGCTGGACTACGAAAATTATGGGACAAACGATTCCAGTTGCAGGTAACTATTTTAACTATACACGTCATGAACCAGTTGGTGTAGTAGGACAAATTATTCCGTGGAATTTTCCTCTGCTTATGGCAACTTGGAAGTTAGGAGCAGCTCTTGCTACAGGATGTACAATTGTGTTAAAACCAGCAGAGCAAACACCGTTATCAGCTTTATATTTAGGTCAACTAGCACTTGAAGCTGGCATCCCAGCTGGAGTTCTTAATATTGTACCAGGTTTTGGAGAAACGGCTGGGGCACCGCTTGTCGATCATCCAGACGTAGATAAAATTGCGTTCACTGGTTCAACATCTGTCGGAAAAATGATTATGCGCCAAGCGGCAGGAGCAGTTAAAAAGATTTCTCTTGAGCTAGGTGGAAAATCACCTAATATTATTTTACCGGATGCGGATATGAGTAAAGCGATACCTGGAGCTTTAATGGGTATTATGTTTAACCAAGGCCAAGTTTGCTGTGCCGGTTCACGTCTTTATATTCAAAAGAAATCTTATGATAATGTAGTTGCAGATTTAGCTTCTCATGCTAAAAACATTAAGCAGGGGGCGGGGATTAATCCTTCTACCCAAATCGGGCCATTAGTTTCTCAGGAGCAATTAGAGCGAGTAGGGAAATATATTGAATTAGGAAAGCAAGAAGGAGCAGAAGTTGTAGCAGGTGGTGTTTATGGTCAAGGAGAAGGCTATTTTGTTGAACCAACCATCTTTGCTGATGTGAATGATGAGATGACAATTGCGAAAGAAGAAATCTTTGGACCGGTTGTGTCTGCTATGCCATTTGAAGATTTAGACGATGTCATCCGTCGCGCAAACAACTCTGAATATGGCTTAGCAGCTGGTTTATGGACACAGGATGTGAAGAAGGCTCACTATGTGGCGAATCAATTAAAAGCAGGTACGGTATGGGTAAACTGTTATAACGTTTTTGATGCTGCCTCTCCTTTTGGAGGATATAAACAAAGTGGAATTGGCCGAGAAATGGGAAGCTATGCGCTTGATAATTATACGGAAGTGAAGAGTGTGTGGATTAACTTAAATTAA
- a CDS encoding AAA family ATPase has product MMQEQIHLKLEEVLNNIDRVVSGKREVAELSIVALLAGGHVLLEDVPGVGKTVLVKALAKSIGATFKRIQFTPDLLPSDVTGISIFNAKEQEFIFRPGPIMGHIILADEINRTSPKTQSALLEGMEEASVTIDGETRKLEQPFFVMATQNPIEHEGTYPLPEAQLDRFLLKLKMGYPTVEEEMEVLRRAGSYSPLQELQPVLRLEELLQLQAEVKDVVVDDKVKAYIIDLAHRTRNDPRIYLGVSPRGSIALMKAAQAYALLRSRDYVLPDDIQHLAPFVFGHRLILQPEAQYSAENAAFILQDILSTTSVPVKRVAT; this is encoded by the coding sequence ATGATGCAAGAACAAATACATCTGAAACTAGAAGAAGTGCTGAACAATATTGATCGAGTTGTAAGTGGAAAAAGGGAAGTCGCTGAATTAAGTATAGTTGCTTTACTAGCAGGGGGGCATGTACTGCTTGAGGATGTGCCGGGTGTGGGAAAAACTGTACTCGTAAAGGCTCTTGCGAAATCGATTGGAGCAACGTTTAAACGTATCCAGTTTACACCTGATTTGCTGCCATCTGATGTAACAGGTATTTCTATTTTTAATGCAAAGGAACAGGAATTTATTTTTCGTCCTGGGCCGATTATGGGACATATTATTTTAGCTGATGAAATTAATCGAACTTCACCGAAGACGCAATCAGCACTGCTAGAAGGAATGGAAGAAGCCAGTGTTACGATTGATGGAGAAACGAGGAAATTAGAGCAGCCATTCTTCGTAATGGCGACGCAAAATCCGATTGAACATGAAGGGACGTACCCGCTTCCGGAAGCGCAGCTTGACCGCTTTTTATTAAAACTGAAAATGGGATATCCGACTGTGGAGGAAGAGATGGAAGTATTGCGACGGGCAGGCTCTTATTCACCGCTTCAGGAGCTGCAGCCAGTACTTCGTTTAGAGGAGTTATTACAGCTGCAAGCAGAGGTAAAGGATGTCGTGGTAGATGATAAAGTGAAAGCATATATTATTGACCTTGCGCATCGAACACGAAATGATCCCCGTATTTATTTAGGAGTGAGTCCGCGTGGGTCGATAGCTTTAATGAAGGCGGCTCAAGCATATGCGCTATTACGCAGCCGGGATTATGTGCTTCCGGATGATATTCAGCATTTAGCGCCATTTGTGTTTGGTCATCGATTAATTTTACAACCGGAAGCACAATATTCTGCAGAAAATGCTGCGTTTATTCTTCAAGATATTCTTTCGACGACTTCCGTGCCAGTGAAGAGAGTGGCTACGTGA
- a CDS encoding DUF58 domain-containing protein yields the protein MKNVKRYTKVIGLFSLLLAMFIFTMFQGSFVSWFLFYAVCPFVLYSLALSFHSFHVYTVERKITKKEYSVGSAVDVYITVTRKSRFPLLYLLVEEQIEGTSLRPPQSLLFVGFTKTLTWHYTLEHVPRGEHVFQGIRLHTGDVLGLFHKEQMFKTEDTILVFPAYHELSYREFNRLWSGEQGFSQRARSRQSVISGVREYQAGDQLSWINWKATAKVNKLMTKEFDEQRKETFYIILDQSYTDSFEEMVSFVASFVHAALKRGIQIGWIDSMQNVYLPTSKGERHKREIFYDLARIQPSLNQSLPRDIRMGMHQAKLIVMTTQLTFEKLEHIYAYRNNQAVTCFVVKEQVKDEDYIVQEVALKQGVQVQFVISQTGGASKNDA from the coding sequence ATGAAGAACGTGAAAAGATATACAAAAGTGATAGGGCTGTTTAGTTTGCTTCTAGCTATGTTTATATTTACGATGTTTCAAGGTAGTTTTGTGAGTTGGTTTTTGTTTTATGCGGTGTGTCCTTTTGTTCTTTATTCACTGGCGTTGTCTTTTCATTCGTTTCATGTATATACGGTGGAGCGAAAGATTACCAAGAAAGAATATTCAGTTGGAAGTGCAGTGGATGTTTACATTACAGTGACACGAAAAAGCCGATTTCCTCTTCTGTATTTATTAGTAGAGGAGCAGATAGAAGGGACATCGCTTAGGCCGCCGCAATCTCTTTTATTTGTTGGCTTTACAAAAACGTTAACTTGGCATTATACATTAGAACATGTTCCGCGCGGGGAGCACGTTTTTCAAGGGATACGTCTACATACCGGTGATGTACTAGGATTGTTTCACAAGGAACAAATGTTTAAAACGGAGGATACCATTCTTGTTTTTCCGGCTTATCATGAGCTAAGTTATCGGGAATTTAATCGATTATGGAGCGGTGAGCAAGGCTTTTCACAAAGAGCGCGCTCCCGCCAATCCGTCATTTCTGGTGTGAGAGAGTATCAGGCCGGCGATCAGCTCTCTTGGATTAATTGGAAAGCGACTGCAAAAGTGAATAAGCTCATGACGAAAGAATTTGATGAGCAAAGGAAGGAAACTTTTTATATTATTTTAGATCAAAGTTATACGGACTCATTTGAGGAAATGGTGTCCTTCGTTGCTTCTTTTGTTCATGCGGCGCTAAAGCGAGGGATACAGATTGGCTGGATTGATTCTATGCAGAATGTATATTTGCCAACAAGTAAAGGGGAGAGGCACAAGAGAGAGATTTTTTATGATTTAGCTCGTATACAGCCGAGTTTGAATCAAAGTTTACCTCGCGATATTCGAATGGGGATGCATCAAGCGAAGCTTATTGTGATGACGACTCAGTTAACCTTTGAAAAGCTTGAACACATATATGCGTATAGGAATAACCAAGCGGTTACTTGTTTTGTCGTGAAGGAACAGGTAAAAGATGAAGATTACATAGTGCAGGAAGTAGCTTTGAAACAAGGCGTACAGGTTCAGTTTGTGATATCGCAAACCGGGGGAGCGAGTAAGAATGATGCCTAA
- a CDS encoding sigma-54-dependent Fis family transcriptional regulator — translation MSIDLNTPKGIVPNHIQESWKRCYSNGLDPTTIDQDHILGEYELTQYYDKYEELLYYSSSILENVHDSIRGTEFLLLIATPEGYIIDTVGEPSFIRHADNVALRKGANWLEESKGTNAIGTAIVEKSSVLVHGSQHFWENNHFLTCAAAPILDSKGQLLGILNLSSYQQNYHPLTLGLVKRTAHSIEQALLLAHTQKQPKNFTKDLDFIYNHHPAPLITVNKEGTITRVNTAATRTIGYSEQAAIGKPISNILVEVNPLVPEQKFLLNNQVFTPHILTSDYRDQSYMLLRGETKQQNAALTNRYHFTDIISQDSKMNEMIAIAKKAAIIDINLLISGETGTGKELFAQSIHGASFRSNQPFIAINCSAIPESLLESELFGYEKGAFTGAKSQGQAGKFEAANGGTLFLDEIGDMPLTAQAALLRVLQERCITRIGGTTPRPIDVRIIAATHKDLQKEIEAGRFRADLYFRLNGFTLKLPPLRNRTDLLLLAEHILSQLPFKKENIKLTEDAQTFITEYEWAGNFRQLQNVLQQAAFLANESRITKSLLLSLCPSSVEPIEKEQTKSQKIMSLREHEIALIQQVLEQTNGNISRAAKQLDIGRNTLYRKMKEYNLML, via the coding sequence ATGTCTATCGATCTCAACACACCTAAAGGAATAGTCCCTAATCATATTCAAGAATCATGGAAACGTTGTTATTCAAATGGACTTGACCCTACAACAATCGATCAAGACCATATACTTGGAGAATATGAACTAACCCAATACTACGATAAATATGAGGAGCTTCTTTATTACTCCTCTTCTATTTTAGAAAACGTGCACGATTCCATTCGTGGGACGGAATTTCTTCTATTAATTGCTACACCTGAAGGATATATCATCGATACCGTTGGAGAACCTTCTTTTATTAGGCATGCTGATAACGTCGCTTTAAGAAAAGGAGCCAATTGGCTGGAAGAATCGAAGGGAACCAATGCGATTGGTACAGCTATTGTAGAAAAAAGCTCCGTACTTGTTCACGGAAGCCAACATTTTTGGGAGAATAATCATTTTCTTACTTGTGCCGCAGCTCCCATTCTTGATTCTAAAGGACAACTTCTCGGCATTTTAAATTTAAGCAGCTATCAACAAAACTACCATCCACTCACATTAGGTTTGGTCAAAAGAACCGCTCATAGTATTGAACAAGCTCTGTTACTAGCTCATACTCAAAAGCAACCAAAAAACTTCACAAAAGATCTTGATTTTATTTATAATCATCACCCTGCCCCTCTTATTACCGTTAATAAAGAAGGCACAATTACAAGAGTGAATACAGCAGCAACCCGTACAATTGGTTATTCAGAACAAGCTGCGATTGGTAAACCGATTTCCAACATTCTAGTAGAAGTGAACCCTTTAGTACCAGAGCAAAAATTTTTATTAAATAATCAAGTATTTACTCCCCACATTCTTACTAGTGATTATCGTGATCAGTCCTATATGCTTTTACGAGGAGAAACAAAACAACAGAATGCTGCATTAACGAATCGTTATCACTTTACCGATATTATTAGCCAAGACTCTAAAATGAATGAAATGATAGCCATTGCGAAAAAAGCAGCAATTATAGATATAAACCTTCTAATTTCTGGTGAAACAGGCACAGGGAAAGAGTTATTTGCTCAATCTATCCATGGTGCAAGCTTCAGAAGCAACCAACCCTTTATCGCCATTAACTGTAGCGCTATTCCTGAAAGTTTATTAGAAAGTGAGTTATTTGGATATGAAAAAGGGGCCTTCACAGGAGCCAAAAGCCAGGGACAAGCAGGTAAGTTTGAAGCAGCAAACGGCGGGACTCTGTTCTTAGATGAAATTGGGGATATGCCTCTGACTGCCCAAGCTGCCTTACTTCGAGTGTTGCAAGAACGTTGTATCACACGTATCGGAGGAACAACTCCTCGTCCTATTGATGTACGGATTATTGCGGCCACTCATAAAGACCTACAAAAGGAAATAGAGGCGGGACGTTTTCGTGCCGATTTATATTTTCGTCTCAATGGCTTTACGTTAAAACTTCCCCCTCTACGCAATCGTACAGATTTGCTTTTATTAGCCGAACATATTTTATCTCAGTTACCTTTCAAAAAAGAAAATATAAAACTAACTGAAGATGCCCAAACCTTTATTACTGAATATGAATGGGCAGGGAATTTCCGACAATTACAAAATGTATTACAGCAGGCCGCCTTTCTAGCCAATGAGAGTCGTATTACGAAATCCTTGCTTCTTTCTCTTTGTCCCTCTTCAGTTGAACCAATAGAAAAAGAACAAACAAAAAGCCAAAAGATTATGAGCTTGCGAGAACATGAAATAGCTCTTATTCAGCAAGTATTGGAACAAACAAATGGAAATATTAGTCGTGCTGCTAAGCAATTGGATATTGGACGTAATACGCTTTATCGGAAAATGAAAGAGTATAATCTTATGTTGTAA
- a CDS encoding DUF4129 domain-containing transglutaminase family protein, with amino-acid sequence MMPKRIENIIQLFIYVFSFFLLTEWMRPVSELTDTGNMKVFILFIILSLAVHFFSLHWLARSVVLIGYIAVVVYMLYDDTLFSIRELEVNMAYVWSGDWVLMTNSFRTLLFFTLLWLVTYLIHYWIYMKSNLFFFFSMTVILLAILDTFTLYNASAAIVRVVIAGVMILGVMKLVHLFPALSLRLLGKWSMSLIVMVAFFVSMGLLLPKPGPQWPDPIPFIQSFSEQAKGEDSAASVSKVGYSEDDSKLGGSIEPDSSVVFYHTATTNDYWKVESKNVYTGKGWVSSVGEGTAFPLANGDELTELENYEGPEQVATKALAASISIMEDQGHILYPAGSYLKNVKADGVSFFLYEPNLKKLTPQTADGTVQDISEYMVNYEQPRYDLAQFRKVTEADETMDVLMDLYTQLPDSIPSRVYDLARELTENQSNWYDKVKAVEDYFDQPEFVYSKEDIPYPAKDQDYVDQFLFETRIGYCDNYSTSMVVLLRAAGIPARWAKGYTEGERTVKEGEVIYQVTNNNAHSWVEVYFSGIGWVPFEPTKGFSSESEFINSDRTTHRDTEHSTVREDQAETLQREEKNAVSEQRGTNGEFIAIMKPFWISLGTVVIVVLSLFLTRRKWVPRLLIARYKRKSICFSEAYEVLVKQLHRAGLKRLDGQTFREYAAYIDSVYDTNLMTELTRRYEIILYRGDEEGEAWKELQESWETLMRKTSS; translated from the coding sequence ATGATGCCTAAACGAATCGAAAATATAATACAACTATTCATCTATGTATTCTCATTTTTTCTCCTTACAGAATGGATGCGTCCGGTATCGGAACTAACGGATACAGGGAATATGAAAGTGTTTATTCTGTTTATTATTTTATCATTAGCTGTTCACTTCTTTTCTCTTCACTGGCTTGCTCGTTCTGTTGTGTTAATAGGATATATAGCTGTAGTTGTATATATGTTATATGATGATACACTGTTTTCGATAAGAGAGCTTGAAGTCAATATGGCTTATGTATGGAGTGGCGATTGGGTACTTATGACCAATTCGTTTCGGACCTTATTATTTTTTACACTGTTATGGCTTGTGACGTACTTGATTCATTATTGGATTTATATGAAGAGCAACCTGTTTTTCTTTTTTAGTATGACGGTTATTCTTTTAGCGATTTTGGATACTTTTACTCTTTATAATGCGAGCGCAGCCATCGTTAGAGTCGTCATAGCAGGGGTTATGATATTGGGAGTAATGAAACTAGTTCATCTGTTTCCAGCGTTGTCACTCCGCCTGTTAGGGAAATGGTCTATGTCACTTATTGTTATGGTAGCCTTTTTTGTATCAATGGGTCTTCTCTTGCCAAAGCCTGGTCCACAGTGGCCAGACCCCATTCCTTTCATTCAATCCTTTTCTGAGCAGGCAAAGGGAGAGGACAGTGCAGCTTCCGTTAGTAAGGTTGGATATAGTGAGGATGATTCAAAACTTGGGGGTTCTATTGAGCCTGATTCGTCCGTTGTGTTTTATCATACAGCAACGACGAATGATTATTGGAAGGTAGAAAGTAAGAATGTATATACCGGGAAAGGATGGGTTTCATCGGTTGGAGAAGGAACGGCCTTCCCGCTAGCTAATGGCGACGAGCTGACAGAGCTAGAGAATTACGAGGGGCCAGAGCAGGTAGCCACAAAAGCACTTGCGGCATCAATATCTATTATGGAGGATCAAGGGCATATTCTTTATCCGGCAGGGAGTTATTTGAAAAACGTGAAGGCAGATGGGGTCTCATTTTTTCTATATGAACCGAATCTAAAGAAACTAACACCTCAGACGGCGGATGGAACTGTACAAGATATAAGTGAGTATATGGTGAATTATGAGCAGCCACGTTATGATTTGGCGCAATTCCGAAAAGTAACAGAGGCTGATGAAACGATGGATGTATTGATGGACTTATATACGCAGCTGCCTGATAGTATCCCAAGTCGAGTGTATGATTTAGCGAGGGAACTGACAGAGAATCAATCAAATTGGTACGATAAGGTGAAGGCTGTAGAAGATTATTTCGATCAACCGGAATTTGTCTATTCAAAGGAGGACATTCCTTATCCAGCGAAGGATCAAGATTATGTCGATCAGTTTTTATTTGAAACAAGGATTGGTTATTGTGATAACTATTCGACTTCAATGGTTGTTTTGCTGCGAGCGGCAGGTATTCCAGCTAGATGGGCAAAGGGGTATACGGAAGGGGAGCGAACGGTTAAAGAAGGGGAGGTTATTTATCAAGTAACGAATAATAATGCACATTCTTGGGTGGAAGTGTATTTTTCTGGGATTGGATGGGTTCCTTTTGAACCAACGAAAGGATTTTCGAGTGAATCGGAATTTATTAATTCAGATAGGACAACTCATCGTGATACGGAACATTCTACTGTACGTGAAGATCAAGCCGAAACACTGCAGCGAGAAGAGAAGAATGCTGTCAGTGAACAAAGAGGAACAAATGGGGAATTTATCGCGATTATGAAGCCATTTTGGATAAGCTTAGGGACTGTAGTTATCGTTGTACTTAGCTTATTTCTTACTCGTCGAAAATGGGTGCCACGTTTACTGATTGCTCGTTATAAACGAAAATCCATTTGTTTTTCTGAAGCATATGAAGTGCTTGTTAAACAACTGCATCGTGCGGGATTAAAACGTCTTGATGGGCAAACATTTCGTGAATATGCTGCTTATATTGATTCGGTCTATGATACAAATCTAATGACTGAACTGACACGTCGCTATGAAATAATTCTTTATAGAGGAGATGAAGAAGGAGAAGCATGGAAGGAGCTTCAAGAGAGCTGGGAAACCTTAATGAGAAAAACTAGCTCTTGA
- a CDS encoding TetR/AcrR family transcriptional regulator — protein sequence MNNRKRHVANVALRLFVEKGIQQTSIQEIIEQANISKGTFYNYFSSKNDCIAEILEGLRYDASQIRMEMQIGKDEKDRQVLIEQISILIQLNEERNLNALFEAILNSNEKELKKLVLHHRMYEMEWLAKRFTEVFGYHIEEYAFEGTILFYGMMQHIMFTMRVTNMPRSIHQIVDVILSYMELIIPKMIQQNSKLIDQSAIHLLRANVDRRIITVEELIELAQHIEKEATFTQEQQDLFTVIISELKQERIRKCVLRPLLKPFQLTFMKTPLEAQVNTFTSMVWYFLKAL from the coding sequence ATGAATAACCGTAAAAGACATGTAGCAAATGTAGCATTACGATTATTTGTTGAAAAAGGCATTCAACAAACATCGATACAAGAAATTATTGAGCAAGCAAATATATCCAAAGGAACTTTTTATAATTATTTTTCATCTAAAAACGATTGTATTGCTGAAATTTTAGAAGGATTGCGGTATGATGCCAGCCAAATCCGAATGGAAATGCAGATTGGAAAAGACGAAAAAGATCGTCAGGTTCTTATTGAACAAATCTCAATTTTAATCCAGTTGAATGAAGAGCGTAATTTAAATGCATTATTTGAAGCCATTTTAAACTCAAATGAAAAAGAACTAAAAAAATTAGTGCTGCATCACCGCATGTATGAAATGGAATGGTTAGCTAAGCGTTTTACAGAAGTGTTTGGATACCATATTGAGGAATATGCCTTTGAAGGTACCATCTTATTTTACGGGATGATGCAACATATAATGTTTACAATGCGCGTTACAAATATGCCACGCTCCATTCATCAAATTGTGGATGTTATCCTTTCCTATATGGAGCTGATTATTCCAAAAATGATTCAACAGAATAGTAAGTTAATTGATCAATCTGCCATTCATCTATTACGCGCAAATGTCGACCGACGTATTATCACAGTGGAAGAATTAATAGAACTAGCACAACATATCGAAAAAGAAGCGACTTTTACTCAAGAACAACAAGATTTATTTACCGTAATTATCTCAGAATTAAAGCAAGAACGTATTCGTAAATGTGTTCTACGACCATTACTAAAACCATTTCAACTAACATTTATGAAAACTCCTCTAGAAGCACAAGTAAATACCTTTACAAGTATGGTTTGGTATTTTTTAAAAGCATTATAA